The following coding sequences lie in one Sporichthyaceae bacterium genomic window:
- a CDS encoding cupredoxin domain-containing protein, with protein sequence MTRREITARHIAAGVELFVLAAALAACAASTGNSATAPAGSNSAPAANTAGTAPAAGGSASTGSGEENAPDSAATDGNSAAVDPANPTATASPASADLTIKDNVVSPASLTVSPGEHIAIANSDAVAHALSDGKDKLSSGVMKAESSGALIAPKSAGTYRLIDPSHSATHVTLVVK encoded by the coding sequence ATGACCCGCCGAGAGATCACCGCCCGGCACATAGCCGCCGGAGTCGAACTCTTCGTGCTCGCCGCAGCCCTGGCCGCCTGCGCCGCCTCCACCGGGAATTCGGCGACGGCCCCGGCCGGCAGCAACAGCGCCCCGGCCGCGAACACCGCGGGCACCGCCCCGGCCGCAGGTGGCTCGGCCTCGACCGGGTCGGGCGAGGAGAACGCACCGGACTCCGCCGCCACCGACGGCAACAGCGCCGCGGTCGACCCGGCCAACCCGACCGCGACCGCGTCGCCGGCGAGTGCGGATCTGACCATCAAGGACAACGTGGTCTCCCCGGCGAGCCTGACGGTCAGCCCCGGCGAGCACATCGCGATCGCCAACTCCGACGCCGTGGCCCACGCCCTGAGCGACGGCAAGGACAAATTGTCCAGCGGCGTGATGAAGGCCGAGAGCAGCGGGGCGCTGATCGCGCCGAAGTCCGCGGGCACCTACCGGCTGATCGACCCGAGCCATTCCGCCACCCACGTCACGCTCGTCGTGAAGTGA
- a CDS encoding SAV_915 family protein: MPNDPTAPGRSVAPTPLFVPVRYRSQSLSLRLFATRMGGRTAVAFSTRERLLGLLGPGQAWVRLTDAAVRGLTRPIGVTELMVDPVLIAAPPGPGRGKTIAAVAEVCVVPAVPGDAAVVA; this comes from the coding sequence ATGCCGAACGATCCGACCGCTCCGGGCCGCTCCGTGGCGCCCACGCCGCTGTTCGTACCGGTGCGGTACCGCAGCCAATCGCTGTCCCTGCGCCTGTTCGCGACCCGGATGGGCGGCCGTACCGCGGTCGCCTTCAGCACGCGGGAGCGACTCCTCGGCCTGCTCGGACCCGGCCAGGCCTGGGTCCGACTGACCGACGCCGCGGTGCGCGGGCTGACCCGACCCATCGGCGTCACAGAACTGATGGTCGACCCGGTGCTGATCGCCGCACCGCCCGGACCCGGGCGGGGGAAGACGATCGCGGCAGTGGCCGAGGTCTGTGTCGTGCCTGCGGTGCCCGGCGACGCGGCGGTCGTGGCCTGA
- the chrA gene encoding chromate efflux transporter, which produces MVDPPPHPAPPGPGEILCEWGRIGCIGFGGPPTHIRLLRRLCVEQRGWLSAAEFEDAVAACNLLPGPASTQLAIFCAGRVAGRRGALLGGAAFIVPGLVVILAAAALFLADAPPRAVLAAGAGAGAAVAGVALQAGASLLPASWRRAREPSGAGRLRWIAYLLAGLTAAAAVGPWLVLVLLACGLLEITLRSPGRLAVLPFGWALSGLATKGTWSALVWMALKVGALSYGGGFVIVPLMRADAVGRHHWLSGARFLNAVALGQITPGPVVQTVAVIGYGAAGVAGGVFAALMAFAPSFVFVLLGGPRFAALRGNLRARAFLDGAGPAAIGAILGSAVPLARALREPWQGVVLAAAVVLLFGLRRGVVPTLLVAAAAGVLLVESGLALPH; this is translated from the coding sequence GTGGTCGACCCCCCACCGCACCCGGCACCGCCGGGTCCGGGCGAGATCCTGTGCGAGTGGGGCCGGATCGGCTGCATCGGATTCGGCGGCCCACCGACCCACATTCGCCTGCTGCGTCGGCTCTGCGTCGAGCAGCGTGGCTGGTTGTCCGCGGCGGAGTTCGAGGACGCCGTCGCGGCGTGCAACCTCCTGCCGGGGCCGGCGTCGACTCAATTGGCGATCTTCTGCGCGGGTCGAGTGGCCGGTCGCCGCGGCGCGCTGCTGGGCGGTGCCGCGTTCATCGTGCCCGGCCTGGTGGTGATCCTCGCGGCGGCCGCGCTGTTCCTGGCTGACGCACCACCGCGGGCCGTGCTCGCCGCCGGCGCGGGTGCCGGGGCGGCCGTGGCCGGGGTCGCGCTGCAGGCCGGGGCGAGCCTCCTGCCGGCGAGTTGGCGTCGCGCCCGGGAGCCGTCCGGAGCTGGGCGGCTGCGCTGGATCGCTTACCTGCTCGCGGGTCTGACGGCCGCGGCGGCGGTCGGGCCGTGGTTGGTGCTGGTCCTGCTGGCCTGCGGACTGCTCGAGATCACGCTCCGGTCGCCCGGCCGGCTTGCGGTTCTGCCGTTCGGCTGGGCGTTGTCCGGCCTGGCGACGAAGGGCACCTGGTCGGCGTTGGTCTGGATGGCGCTGAAGGTCGGGGCGTTGTCCTACGGCGGAGGATTCGTGATCGTGCCGTTGATGCGTGCCGACGCGGTGGGCAGGCACCACTGGCTCAGCGGGGCGCGGTTCCTCAACGCGGTAGCCCTCGGGCAGATCACGCCGGGCCCGGTGGTCCAGACGGTCGCGGTGATCGGCTACGGCGCTGCCGGGGTGGCCGGCGGCGTGTTCGCCGCGCTCATGGCCTTCGCGCCGTCGTTCGTCTTCGTGCTGCTCGGCGGTCCTCGATTCGCCGCCCTGCGTGGCAATCTGCGGGCCCGCGCGTTCCTGGACGGCGCCGGTCCGGCCGCGATCGGGGCGATTCTCGGCTCGGCCGTCCCGCTCGCACGGGCGCTGCGGGAGCCGTGGCAGGGCGTTGTGCTCGCGGCTGCGGTGGTGCTCCTGTTCGGCTTACGGCGCGGGGTCGTTCCGACGTTGTTGGTCGCCGCGGCCGCGGGGGTGCTGCTGGTCGAGTCCGGCTTGGCGCTGCCGCACTGA
- a CDS encoding nuclease-related domain-containing protein produces MEQLEAHAGSGHGRRRLYVTTSDGRTVGWVDLLTGQTQLDDPLLLERFEASVAQWQARNGQPLPGQRKKAERTREFGDLAGNLPGVAARAHSRRLRAQAPLRSFLSRLVGVRTQERAWRVQADGEDIVWHDLARLDTRWRVLHAIRVGGVDIDHLVIGPSGVHTVDTRHHPGGRISVARHHVRVNSRAVGWIHESRRDAERAGLLLSAASGSTVAVQPIIAVVGARRMTFQEHPKGILVVPHRELRLHLESEPPVLSARTVDLLHSVARRPQTWIGH; encoded by the coding sequence GTGGAGCAACTCGAGGCGCACGCCGGGTCCGGGCACGGCAGACGGCGCCTGTACGTGACCACCTCGGACGGGCGAACCGTCGGTTGGGTCGACCTGCTGACCGGCCAGACACAGCTGGACGACCCGCTGCTGTTGGAGCGGTTCGAGGCCTCCGTCGCGCAATGGCAGGCGCGCAACGGCCAACCGTTGCCTGGCCAGCGCAAGAAGGCCGAACGCACCAGGGAATTCGGCGACCTGGCCGGGAACCTGCCCGGCGTCGCGGCCCGCGCGCACTCCCGCCGACTGCGCGCGCAGGCCCCGTTGCGGTCGTTCCTGTCCCGCCTGGTCGGCGTCCGGACGCAGGAGCGCGCCTGGCGCGTGCAGGCCGACGGCGAGGACATCGTCTGGCACGACCTCGCCCGGCTCGACACCCGCTGGCGGGTGCTGCACGCGATCCGCGTCGGCGGCGTGGACATCGATCACCTGGTGATCGGGCCCTCGGGCGTGCACACCGTCGACACCCGACATCACCCGGGCGGCCGGATCTCGGTCGCCCGCCACCACGTCCGGGTGAACAGTCGGGCGGTGGGTTGGATCCACGAGTCGCGCCGGGACGCCGAACGGGCCGGGTTGTTGTTGTCCGCCGCATCCGGATCCACGGTCGCTGTGCAGCCGATCATCGCGGTGGTCGGCGCCCGGCGGATGACCTTCCAGGAGCACCCCAAAGGGATTCTCGTCGTGCCGCACCGCGAGTTGCGTCTGCACCTGGAGAGCGAACCTCCGGTGCTGTCGGCGCGGACCGTCGACCTGCTCCACTCGGTGGCCCGCCGGCCACAGACCTGGATCGGGCATTGA
- a CDS encoding metallophosphoesterase: MSTSGSGRATAQVAGGLVALGTAVLAYGAGYEVRAYTLRRVTVPVLPAGQRPLRVLHISDIHLTPGQQRKRDWIRGLAALEPDLVVDTGDNLAHLESVPHLLQALEPLLERPGAFVFGSNDYWSPRLGNPAKYLWERNGKHMPRPMDLPAGELRDSLTDRGWEYLGNARTRIKLDGRVLDLVGVDDPHVRRDRYDSVAGAADPAADLSIGVLHAPYLRVLDPMAADGHQLILAGHTHGGQLRVPGFGALVTNCDLPRGRARGLTRYPDWRLPGSPWLHVSGGLGTSPYTPVRLCCRPEATLLTLTAVAP; this comes from the coding sequence ATGAGCACGTCGGGTTCCGGTCGCGCGACCGCGCAGGTCGCCGGTGGTCTGGTCGCCCTGGGCACCGCCGTCCTGGCCTACGGCGCCGGGTACGAGGTGCGCGCCTACACGCTGCGCCGGGTGACCGTACCGGTGCTGCCGGCCGGGCAGCGTCCGCTTCGGGTGCTGCACATCTCGGACATCCACCTGACCCCGGGGCAGCAGCGCAAGAGGGACTGGATCCGCGGGCTGGCGGCCCTCGAGCCCGACCTCGTCGTCGACACCGGCGACAACCTCGCGCACCTGGAGTCCGTACCCCACCTGCTGCAGGCACTGGAGCCGCTGCTGGAGCGGCCGGGCGCGTTCGTGTTCGGATCCAACGACTACTGGTCGCCGCGGCTCGGCAACCCGGCGAAGTACTTGTGGGAGCGGAACGGCAAGCACATGCCGCGGCCGATGGACCTTCCCGCCGGTGAGCTGCGCGACTCCCTGACCGACCGGGGCTGGGAGTACCTCGGCAACGCCCGGACGCGGATCAAGCTCGACGGCCGGGTGCTCGACCTCGTCGGCGTCGACGACCCGCACGTGCGCCGCGACCGTTACGACTCGGTCGCCGGTGCGGCAGACCCCGCCGCCGACCTCTCGATCGGGGTGCTGCACGCGCCCTACCTGCGGGTCCTGGATCCGATGGCCGCCGACGGGCACCAGCTGATCCTGGCCGGCCACACCCACGGTGGGCAGCTGCGGGTGCCCGGTTTCGGGGCGCTGGTGACCAACTGCGACCTGCCCCGCGGCCGCGCCCGCGGCCTGACCCGCTACCCGGACTGGCGGCTGCCCGGCTCACCGTGGCTGCACGTCTCCGGCGGCCTGGGCACCTCCCCGTACACCCCGGTCCGGCTGTGCTGCCGCCCGGAGGCGACGCTGCTCACGCTGACCGCCGTCGCCCCCTGA
- the lysA gene encoding diaminopimelate decarboxylase — protein MCTDGALQLGGVDVAELVERYGTPIYVLDENEFRARARRYRQLFPQARIHYAAKAFLCREVARWAQSEGLGIDVCSLGELTVALAAGIAPGDLILHGNAKSPEELAEAVRVGVGRIVLDDLSEVQRIAALVPRNQQQAVLIRVVPGVSAGAHAAVRTGVQAAQFGLSTHDGSAEEAVRRVLEQPRLLLAGLHCHLGSQITGVTPYLQAIDELTRVLAVLRDRHAVHLPELNIGGGHAVAYRRDDPELDLDRFARSVPQRLAQRCEQFGLPVPQLVLEPGRAIAGPSAIAVYRVLAVKIRKGGRRFAAVDGGMSDNPRPALYGVRYTVRHLGRSDSGNLLPTAVVGRHCETGDVINDRANLPADLHPGDLLSTPVAGAYHRSMASTYNLVGRPPVIAVRDGAHRVLIRRETVADLLAQDED, from the coding sequence ATGTGCACCGACGGTGCACTGCAACTGGGCGGGGTGGACGTCGCCGAACTGGTGGAGCGCTACGGCACACCGATCTACGTCCTCGACGAGAACGAGTTCCGGGCCCGCGCCCGGCGCTACCGGCAGCTGTTCCCACAGGCCCGGATCCATTACGCCGCAAAGGCTTTCCTCTGCCGGGAGGTGGCCCGCTGGGCGCAGTCCGAGGGGCTCGGGATCGATGTGTGCTCGCTGGGCGAGCTGACCGTCGCGTTGGCCGCCGGGATCGCTCCGGGGGACCTGATCCTGCACGGCAACGCCAAGAGCCCCGAGGAACTCGCCGAGGCAGTGCGCGTGGGCGTCGGGCGGATCGTGCTCGACGACCTGTCCGAGGTCCAGCGCATCGCCGCGTTGGTTCCGCGCAATCAGCAGCAGGCGGTGCTGATCCGCGTCGTGCCGGGCGTGTCCGCCGGCGCTCATGCCGCGGTGCGTACCGGCGTCCAAGCAGCGCAGTTCGGCCTCTCGACGCACGACGGTTCTGCCGAGGAGGCCGTGCGTCGGGTCCTCGAGCAGCCTCGACTTCTCCTGGCGGGCCTGCATTGCCACCTCGGTTCGCAGATCACCGGCGTGACCCCGTACCTGCAGGCGATCGACGAATTGACCCGTGTGCTCGCGGTGCTGCGGGACCGGCACGCAGTGCACCTGCCGGAGTTGAACATCGGCGGCGGCCACGCGGTGGCCTATCGGCGCGATGACCCGGAGCTGGACCTGGACCGGTTCGCCAGGTCGGTGCCACAACGCCTCGCGCAGCGATGCGAGCAGTTCGGCCTGCCGGTTCCGCAACTGGTTCTCGAGCCGGGACGGGCGATCGCCGGGCCGTCGGCGATAGCGGTGTACCGGGTACTCGCGGTCAAGATTCGCAAGGGCGGACGTCGGTTCGCGGCGGTCGACGGCGGCATGAGCGACAACCCGCGCCCGGCGTTGTACGGCGTGCGTTACACAGTGCGCCACCTCGGGCGGTCGGACAGCGGGAACCTGCTCCCGACTGCAGTCGTCGGCCGGCACTGCGAGACGGGCGACGTGATCAACGACCGGGCCAACCTGCCTGCCGACCTGCACCCCGGGGACCTGCTGAGCACCCCGGTGGCCGGTGCGTACCACCGCTCGATGGCCTCGACGTACAACCTCGTCGGCCGGCCCCCAGTAATAGCCGTCCGCGACGGAGCACATCGAGTGCTGATCCGCCGCGAGACCGTGGCCGATCTGCTCGCCCAGGACGAGGACTGA
- a CDS encoding nucleoside 2-deoxyribosyltransferase produces the protein MSIYLAGPAGFTEAGRIHHREVVVPAVRNAGFEVLDPWADQGPIGGPPSAASSAEHLAALRELNLSIGRRNAEMIRQCTGVLADLDGPDVDSGTAAEIGYAAALRRPVVGFRTDSRCSGDNAASTVNLQIEWFIAESGGVLTDSPAEAVRELRRILPAAG, from the coding sequence GTGTCGATCTACCTGGCGGGTCCGGCGGGGTTCACCGAGGCGGGGCGGATCCACCACCGCGAGGTGGTCGTGCCGGCAGTGCGCAACGCGGGTTTCGAGGTGCTGGACCCGTGGGCCGACCAGGGCCCGATCGGCGGACCACCCAGCGCGGCGAGCTCCGCGGAGCACCTCGCCGCGCTGCGCGAGCTGAACCTGAGCATCGGCCGCCGCAACGCCGAGATGATCCGGCAGTGCACCGGCGTGCTGGCCGACCTGGACGGCCCCGACGTCGACAGCGGCACCGCTGCCGAGATCGGATACGCGGCCGCGCTGCGCCGCCCGGTGGTGGGCTTTCGCACAGACTCCCGCTGCTCCGGCGACAACGCGGCCTCGACGGTCAACCTGCAGATCGAGTGGTTCATCGCCGAGTCCGGCGGCGTGCTGACCGACTCGCCGGCCGAGGCCGTCCGCGAGTTGCGCCGCATCCTGCCCGCGGCCGGCTGA
- a CDS encoding metalloregulator ArsR/SmtB family transcription factor, with product MTMPSHDPGCDLDLGPAVALFRSLGDPRRLAIVHELARGERRVVDLVRALDLAQSTVSAHLSCLADCGLVRSRAQGRASWFGLVRPELSALLTAAEQLLAATGNAVALCPVIGIETAAAETRSA from the coding sequence ATGACGATGCCGTCGCACGATCCTGGTTGTGATCTGGACCTGGGCCCGGCGGTCGCGCTGTTCCGCAGCCTCGGCGACCCGCGGCGGTTGGCGATCGTCCACGAGTTGGCCCGCGGGGAACGTCGCGTCGTCGATCTGGTGCGTGCCCTCGACCTGGCCCAGTCGACCGTCTCCGCGCATCTGTCGTGCCTGGCCGACTGCGGGCTGGTCCGGTCCCGGGCGCAGGGACGCGCGTCGTGGTTCGGGTTGGTCCGCCCGGAGCTGTCGGCACTGCTGACCGCGGCCGAGCAACTCCTGGCAGCGACCGGCAACGCGGTCGCCCTGTGTCCGGTCATCGGTATCGAGACGGCGGCAGCCGAGACCCGGTCCGCCTGA
- a CDS encoding STAS domain-containing protein, which translates to MTFDPADTRLRIRHGPSGEVLVAGSVDLSGARALRRELTAAAARHRPLVVDLTAVQLLQSVGVAVLHDLADHGLVLRTRTGSAVASVIRITGLIHVASIEFVEPEQACDGTHRPPEPAGEA; encoded by the coding sequence ATGACCTTCGACCCGGCGGACACCCGTCTACGTATCCGGCACGGCCCGTCCGGTGAGGTACTGGTGGCGGGCTCGGTGGATCTGAGCGGTGCCCGCGCGCTGCGCCGTGAGCTGACGGCAGCAGCCGCCAGGCACCGACCGCTGGTCGTGGACCTGACCGCTGTCCAACTGCTGCAGAGCGTCGGGGTCGCGGTGCTGCACGACCTGGCCGACCACGGCCTGGTGCTGCGGACCCGGACTGGCTCGGCAGTCGCCTCGGTCATCCGGATCACCGGCCTGATCCATGTCGCGTCGATCGAGTTCGTCGAACCGGAGCAGGCCTGCGACGGCACGCATCGGCCGCCGGAGCCTGCGGGCGAGGCCTGA
- a CDS encoding response regulator, translated as MVGELIEVLLVEDDPGDVLMTQEAFTDHKIRNNLTVVNDGVEALAYLRREGPYEGATRPGLILLDLNLPRKDGREVLAEIKADPDLSLIPVVVLTTSGAHDDVVGSYRLHANAYVTKPVDFEQFISVVRQIDDFFIGVVRLP; from the coding sequence ATGGTGGGTGAGCTGATCGAGGTCCTGCTGGTCGAGGACGACCCGGGCGACGTCCTGATGACTCAGGAGGCCTTTACCGACCACAAGATCCGCAACAACCTGACCGTGGTCAACGACGGGGTCGAGGCCCTGGCGTACCTGCGCCGCGAGGGGCCCTACGAAGGCGCCACCCGCCCGGGCCTGATCCTGCTCGACCTGAACCTGCCCCGTAAGGACGGGCGCGAGGTGCTCGCCGAGATCAAGGCCGACCCGGACCTGAGCCTGATCCCGGTTGTGGTGCTGACCACCTCCGGCGCTCACGACGACGTCGTCGGCAGCTACCGGCTGCACGCCAACGCCTACGTCACCAAGCCGGTCGACTTCGAGCAGTTCATCAGCGTCGTGCGCCAGATCGACGACTTCTTCATCGGGGTCGTCCGCCTGCCCTGA
- a CDS encoding cation diffusion facilitator family transporter — protein MSGEDHGHTPMPVHPLPPGCDHDRPDAIGHAGHAHGSPGRHGHGHGVSADGDRRYLWITLGLLIAFMAFEVVVAVFVRSLALLSDAGHMFTDVGAIGASLWALRLSARPAQGSWTFGWKRAEILSAAGNGITLLVISALISVEAVRRLVHPESVSGGAVLVVALVGVVVNLFATVTLARANRASLNVEGAFQHIVTDLYAFIGTMIAGIVILTTGFRRADSIASLVVVALMIKAAVGLLRESGRVLLEAAPAGTDLDHIRAHLLAVDHVRDVHDLHVWTLTSDLPTLSAHIVLDDGCFHDGHAPQMLDQLQACLGGHFDVEHSTFQLEPAGHALHEAGTHH, from the coding sequence ATGAGCGGCGAGGACCACGGGCACACCCCGATGCCGGTCCACCCGTTGCCACCGGGCTGCGACCACGACCGGCCCGACGCGATCGGACACGCCGGACACGCCCACGGCAGTCCCGGCCGTCACGGACACGGCCACGGCGTCAGCGCCGACGGCGACCGCCGCTACCTCTGGATCACCCTCGGGCTGCTGATCGCGTTCATGGCCTTCGAGGTCGTCGTCGCGGTGTTCGTGCGGTCACTGGCCCTGCTGTCCGACGCCGGGCACATGTTCACCGACGTCGGGGCGATCGGCGCCTCGCTGTGGGCGCTGCGCCTGTCCGCCCGCCCGGCGCAGGGCTCGTGGACGTTCGGTTGGAAGCGGGCCGAGATCCTCTCCGCCGCCGGCAACGGCATCACGCTGCTGGTCATCAGCGCGTTGATCAGCGTCGAGGCGGTGCGTCGCCTGGTGCACCCGGAGTCGGTGTCCGGCGGTGCGGTCCTGGTGGTCGCTCTGGTCGGAGTGGTGGTCAACCTGTTCGCGACGGTGACCCTGGCGCGTGCCAACCGGGCCTCGTTGAACGTCGAGGGCGCGTTCCAGCACATCGTCACCGACCTCTACGCGTTCATCGGCACCATGATCGCCGGCATCGTCATCCTGACCACCGGATTCCGCCGTGCGGACTCCATCGCCTCGTTGGTCGTCGTCGCCTTGATGATCAAGGCCGCGGTCGGGCTGTTGCGCGAATCCGGGCGGGTGCTCCTCGAGGCGGCACCCGCCGGGACCGACCTCGATCACATCCGCGCCCACCTGCTCGCCGTCGACCACGTCCGCGACGTTCACGACCTTCACGTGTGGACGTTGACCAGCGACCTGCCCACGCTGTCCGCGCACATCGTGCTCGACGACGGCTGCTTCCACGACGGCCACGCCCCGCAGATGCTCGATCAACTACAGGCCTGCCTCGGCGGCCACTTCGACGTCGAGCACTCCACCTTCCAACTCGAACCGGCCGGACACGCCCTCCACGAAGCCGGAACCCATCACTGA
- a CDS encoding ABC transporter permease subunit, protein MIALMLADLRARRRSLAAIGIGCFVVLIAFASTYTAFGGAQGVMRAFGASGSFQKIIAALSGSPTADIYTASGWLGYCFSHPIVEFLMIGVAVSSGVAAVATDVETGRAEMLYTAPVSRSTVLAARLLGWLIAQGAVLACLVAGAVLGSRLSSAMSGVSPLVPVRVGLQFAALLYFLGAAAFAASARSRTRGTALAVAIGVAAGSYAANLVALLWSPVGFVRHLNPFGYYNSTAAAQHVNWPDLGLLVSAGTLLLMLSRHWLETRDLT, encoded by the coding sequence GTGATCGCGCTGATGCTCGCGGACCTGCGGGCTCGCCGACGCAGCCTGGCCGCCATCGGCATCGGCTGCTTCGTGGTGCTCATCGCTTTCGCCAGTACCTACACCGCTTTCGGCGGCGCGCAGGGCGTGATGCGGGCGTTCGGTGCCAGCGGCTCGTTCCAGAAGATCATCGCCGCGTTGTCCGGCTCCCCCACCGCCGACATCTACACCGCGTCCGGTTGGCTCGGCTACTGCTTCTCGCACCCGATCGTGGAGTTCCTGATGATCGGGGTGGCGGTCTCCAGCGGAGTCGCCGCGGTGGCCACCGACGTGGAGACTGGGCGGGCCGAGATGCTCTACACCGCGCCGGTCTCGCGCAGCACGGTCCTGGCGGCGCGCCTGCTGGGTTGGCTGATCGCCCAGGGCGCGGTGCTGGCGTGCCTGGTGGCCGGGGCCGTGCTCGGCTCCCGGTTGTCCAGCGCGATGTCCGGCGTCTCACCGCTCGTCCCCGTCCGGGTGGGGCTGCAGTTCGCCGCGCTGCTGTACTTCCTGGGCGCCGCGGCGTTCGCCGCCTCGGCCCGCTCGCGGACCCGGGGAACGGCGCTCGCGGTCGCCATCGGAGTCGCCGCCGGGTCGTACGCGGCCAACCTGGTCGCGCTGCTGTGGAGCCCGGTGGGATTCGTCCGGCACCTCAACCCGTTCGGTTACTACAACTCGACCGCCGCCGCCCAACACGTCAACTGGCCGGACCTCGGGCTGCTCGTGAGCGCCGGGACCCTGCTGCTGATGCTGAGCCGGCATTGGCTCGAGACTCGCGACCTGACCTGA
- a CDS encoding ABC transporter ATP-binding protein, translated as MIEVVDIARPPGTAPVELSGVTKTFGTRTAVADISFALQPGAVTGFLGPNGAGKTTTLRMIGGLIRPSAGRVELFGRDARLPAARTVLGYMPADPVFVAGLTGRENLDLLADLRGAAAPDRAEVADALSLPPRDLDLPVRAYSSGMRQKLAIVAALQHRPELVVLDEPANRLDPLAHREFCAVVRSVARSGRTVLLSSHVLTEVEDICESVILMRAGRLLQVAGIEQLQRQASREVTLTYSAPPRRVLGALTAVQVDGCVVRGRIPAHRTDILRALLDGEPGLVDLTVVPASLEDVFLDLYAGDAT; from the coding sequence ATGATCGAAGTCGTGGACATCGCCCGTCCGCCGGGCACCGCTCCGGTCGAGCTCTCCGGCGTGACGAAGACCTTCGGCACGCGGACCGCCGTCGCGGACATCTCCTTCGCGCTGCAACCGGGAGCCGTAACCGGGTTCCTCGGCCCGAACGGTGCCGGGAAGACCACAACCCTGCGGATGATCGGCGGGCTGATCCGGCCGAGTGCCGGACGGGTCGAGCTGTTCGGCCGCGACGCCCGACTGCCCGCCGCCCGGACCGTGCTGGGCTACATGCCCGCCGATCCGGTGTTCGTCGCCGGGCTCACCGGTCGGGAGAACCTGGACCTGTTGGCCGATCTGCGCGGGGCAGCGGCGCCGGATCGCGCGGAGGTCGCCGACGCCTTGTCCCTGCCGCCACGGGATCTGGACCTGCCGGTGCGGGCGTACTCGTCGGGCATGCGGCAGAAGCTGGCGATCGTCGCCGCGCTGCAGCACCGGCCGGAGTTGGTCGTGCTCGACGAACCGGCCAACCGCCTCGACCCGCTGGCCCACCGGGAGTTCTGCGCGGTGGTCCGTTCGGTCGCCCGCTCCGGGCGCACGGTGCTGCTGTCCTCGCACGTGCTCACCGAGGTCGAGGACATCTGCGAGAGCGTGATCCTGATGCGGGCGGGTCGGCTGCTGCAGGTCGCGGGGATCGAGCAGCTGCAACGTCAGGCCTCACGCGAGGTCACCCTGACCTACTCGGCCCCGCCGCGGCGGGTGCTCGGTGCGTTGACCGCGGTGCAGGTGGACGGTTGCGTCGTGCGGGGCCGCATCCCGGCCCACCGGACGGACATCCTGCGCGCGCTGCTGGACGGTGAGCCCGGCCTGGTGGACCTGACGGTGGTTCCCGCGTCACTGGAGGACGTCTTCCTCGACCTCTACGCCGGGGACGCGACGTGA